The following are encoded in a window of Perca flavescens isolate YP-PL-M2 chromosome 24, PFLA_1.0, whole genome shotgun sequence genomic DNA:
- the LOC114550844 gene encoding OX-2 membrane glycoprotein isoform X3 has protein sequence MAHRTVIYFLIALGAFGVFQEGLTSVIETQQTVMAAVGEEAQLNCQLMQSKDVLQVTWQKLLPEGEKNLATYSKYFGKWVNPDFRNNVEFKCAGLQNNSIVIRKVTEQDEGCYLCLFNTYPEGALTATTCLLLYELHETILHVGESNSSEEAVVSCSATGRPAPTVTLTVPHHNSSSVTNTNGTVTVTTTAVLSRLHGNSTQVGCAVRVLSSPQIEVFTMIPEIRQPSADGFDEESETNNSDRICHTGSWMRCLQLQSIILIRTLRRTRRTTQASKNLMRSIRV, from the exons ATGGCACACCGTACAGTCATATATTTCCTTATAGCGTTGGGAGCGTTTGGAGTCTTTCAGGAAG GTCTAACCTCTGTGATAGAAACCCAGCAGACTGTGATGGCAGCAGTGGGAGAAGAGGCTCAGTTAAACTGTCAGCTGATGCAATCTAAAGATGTTCTGCAGGTCACATGGCAGAAACTATTACCTGAGGGGGAGAAGAATCTAGCTACTTACAGCAAATACTTTGGTAAATGGGTGAATCCTGACTTTAGAAACAACGTGGAGTTTAAATGTGCTGGACTACAGAACAACTCCATAGTCATCAGGAAGGTGACGGAGCAGGATGAAGGATGCTATCTCTGTTTGTTTAACACCTACCCTGAAGGAGCTCTCACTGCTACAACCTGCCTCCTACTCTATG AGCTGCATGAAACCATTCTCCATGTTGGAGAATCCAACTCTTCTGAAGAGGCAGTAGTGTCCTGCTCGGCCACAGGTCGACCTGCTCCCACAGTTACACTGACTGTCCCTCACCACAACTCTTCCAGTGTCACCAACACCAACGGTACAGTCACTGTCACCACTACAGCTGTGCTGTCTcgtctccatggcaacagcaCACAGGTTGGATGTGCAGTGCGAGTGCTCTCTAGTCCTCAGATAGAGGTGTTTACCATGATTCCTGAGATCAGACAGCCGTCTGCTGATG gttttgatGAGGAATCTGAAACTAATAATAGTGATCGCA TCTGTCACACAGGGAGCTGGATGAGATGTCTCCAACTGCAATCAATAATACTAATAA GGACTCTGAGGAGAACAAGAAGAACAACACAAGCATCCAAGAACCTGATGA GGTCCATACGTGTGTAG
- the LOC114550844 gene encoding OX-2 membrane glycoprotein isoform X1: MAHRTVIYFLIALGAFGVFQEGLTSVIETQQTVMAAVGEEAQLNCQLMQSKDVLQVTWQKLLPEGEKNLATYSKYFGKWVNPDFRNNVEFKCAGLQNNSIVIRKVTEQDEGCYLCLFNTYPEGALTATTCLLLYELHETILHVGESNSSEEAVVSCSATGRPAPTVTLTVPHHNSSSVTNTNGTVTVTTTAVLSRLHGNSTQVGCAVRVLSSPQIEVFTMIPEIRQPSADGFDEESETNNSDRSRTWIILSVVACVCVVAAVIITAIMLRQKNPNSLSHRELDEMSPTAINNTNKDSEENKKNNTSIQEPDEVHTCVVTQDNKQIRTTPPETTPEKCPTSDKPEKSHLIARRLDFDQCQQRNTE; this comes from the exons ATGGCACACCGTACAGTCATATATTTCCTTATAGCGTTGGGAGCGTTTGGAGTCTTTCAGGAAG GTCTAACCTCTGTGATAGAAACCCAGCAGACTGTGATGGCAGCAGTGGGAGAAGAGGCTCAGTTAAACTGTCAGCTGATGCAATCTAAAGATGTTCTGCAGGTCACATGGCAGAAACTATTACCTGAGGGGGAGAAGAATCTAGCTACTTACAGCAAATACTTTGGTAAATGGGTGAATCCTGACTTTAGAAACAACGTGGAGTTTAAATGTGCTGGACTACAGAACAACTCCATAGTCATCAGGAAGGTGACGGAGCAGGATGAAGGATGCTATCTCTGTTTGTTTAACACCTACCCTGAAGGAGCTCTCACTGCTACAACCTGCCTCCTACTCTATG AGCTGCATGAAACCATTCTCCATGTTGGAGAATCCAACTCTTCTGAAGAGGCAGTAGTGTCCTGCTCGGCCACAGGTCGACCTGCTCCCACAGTTACACTGACTGTCCCTCACCACAACTCTTCCAGTGTCACCAACACCAACGGTACAGTCACTGTCACCACTACAGCTGTGCTGTCTcgtctccatggcaacagcaCACAGGTTGGATGTGCAGTGCGAGTGCTCTCTAGTCCTCAGATAGAGGTGTTTACCATGATTCCTGAGATCAGACAGCCGTCTGCTGATG gttttgatGAGGAATCTGAAACTAATAATAGTGATCGCA GTAGGACTTGGATCATATTGTCTGTGGtagcctgtgtttgtgttgttgctgctgtcatCATCACAGCCATCATGCTTAGACAAAAAAATCCCAACAG TCTGTCACACAGGGAGCTGGATGAGATGTCTCCAACTGCAATCAATAATACTAATAA GGACTCTGAGGAGAACAAGAAGAACAACACAAGCATCCAAGAACCTGATGA GGTCCATACGTGTGTAGTCACGCAGGACAACAAGCAGATCAGAACAACTCCACCAGAGACAACTCCTGAGAAATGTCCGACAAGTGACAAGCCGGAGAAGTCACATTTAATAGCAAGAAGACTTGATTTTGATCAGTGTCAACAACGTAACACAGAATAA
- the LOC114551166 gene encoding OX-2 membrane glycoprotein isoform X1, with translation MALRAVLQFVCALGVFHKGLTSVIETQQTVMAAVGEEAQLNCQLMQSKDVLQVTWQKLLPEGEKNLATYNKYFGQKVNAGFEEKVEFKCAGLQNSSIVIRKVTEQDEGCYRCLFNTYPEGALTATTCLLLYELHEPILHVGESISPEEAVVSCSATGRPAPTVTLTVPHHNSSRVTNTNGTVTVTTTAVLPRLHGNSTQVGCAVRVLSGPQIEVFTMIPEIRQPSADDFTLILVLSLVMAGVCLAVIIAVWLKRKHWSRLSHRDSEENKTPQKTTKDDHESKTPLMSQENEVRQRVSTVKKKHHIPPKVSSPTVRCKLFCETE, from the exons ATGGCTCTCCGTGCAGTCCTACAATTCGTTTGTGCGTTGGGAGTCTTTCACAAAG GTCTAACCTCTGTGATAGAAACCCAGCAGACTGTGATGGCAGCAGTGGGAGAAGAGGCTCAGTTAAACTGTCAGCTGATGCAATCTAAAGATGTTCTGCAGGTCACATGGCAGAAACTATTACCTGAGGGGGAGAAGAATCTAGCTACTTACAACAAATACTTTGGTCAAAAGGTGAATGCTGGTTTTGAAGAGAAAGTGGAGTTTAAATGTGCTGGACTACAGAACAGCTCCATAGTCATCAGGAAGGTGACGGAGCAGGATGAAGGATGCTATCGCTGTTTGTTTAACACCTACCCTGAAGGAGCTCTCACTGCTACAACCTGCCTCCTACTCTATG AGCTGCATGAACCTATTCTCCATGTTGGAGAATCCATCTCTCCTGAAGAGGCAGTAGTGTCCTGCTCGGCCACAGGTCGACCTGCTCCCACAGTTACACTGACTGTCCCTCACCACAACTCTTCCAGGGTCACCAACACCAACGGTACAGTCACTGTCACCACTACAGCTGTGCTGCCTcgtctccatggcaacagcaCACAGGTTGGATGTGCAGTGCGAGTGCTCTCTGGTCCTCAGATAGAGGTGTTTACCATGATTCCTGAGATCAGACAGCCGTCTGCTGATG ATTTCACTTTgatccttgtgttgtctttggtAATGGCCGGTGTTTGTCTTGCCGTAATCATCGCCGTCTGGCTCAAAAGAAAACATTGGAGCCG TCTGTCACACAGGGACTCTGAGGAGAACAAGACACCACAGAAAACAACTAAAGATGATCATGA GTCCAAAACACCTTTAATGAGTCAAGAGAATGAGGTACGGCAACGGGTGtctactgtgaaaaaaaaacatcacatccCCCCTAAAGTATCATCTCCAACAGTAAGATGCAAATTATTTTGTGAAACAGAATAA
- the LOC114550844 gene encoding OX-2 membrane glycoprotein isoform X2, whose protein sequence is MAAVGEEAQLNCQLMQSKDVLQVTWQKLLPEGEKNLATYSKYFGKWVNPDFRNNVEFKCAGLQNNSIVIRKVTEQDEGCYLCLFNTYPEGALTATTCLLLYELHETILHVGESNSSEEAVVSCSATGRPAPTVTLTVPHHNSSSVTNTNGTVTVTTTAVLSRLHGNSTQVGCAVRVLSSPQIEVFTMIPEIRQPSADGFDEESETNNSDRSRTWIILSVVACVCVVAAVIITAIMLRQKNPNSLSHRELDEMSPTAINNTNKDSEENKKNNTSIQEPDEVHTCVVTQDNKQIRTTPPETTPEKCPTSDKPEKSHLIARRLDFDQCQQRNTE, encoded by the exons GTCACATGGCAGAAACTATTACCTGAGGGGGAGAAGAATCTAGCTACTTACAGCAAATACTTTGGTAAATGGGTGAATCCTGACTTTAGAAACAACGTGGAGTTTAAATGTGCTGGACTACAGAACAACTCCATAGTCATCAGGAAGGTGACGGAGCAGGATGAAGGATGCTATCTCTGTTTGTTTAACACCTACCCTGAAGGAGCTCTCACTGCTACAACCTGCCTCCTACTCTATG AGCTGCATGAAACCATTCTCCATGTTGGAGAATCCAACTCTTCTGAAGAGGCAGTAGTGTCCTGCTCGGCCACAGGTCGACCTGCTCCCACAGTTACACTGACTGTCCCTCACCACAACTCTTCCAGTGTCACCAACACCAACGGTACAGTCACTGTCACCACTACAGCTGTGCTGTCTcgtctccatggcaacagcaCACAGGTTGGATGTGCAGTGCGAGTGCTCTCTAGTCCTCAGATAGAGGTGTTTACCATGATTCCTGAGATCAGACAGCCGTCTGCTGATG gttttgatGAGGAATCTGAAACTAATAATAGTGATCGCA GTAGGACTTGGATCATATTGTCTGTGGtagcctgtgtttgtgttgttgctgctgtcatCATCACAGCCATCATGCTTAGACAAAAAAATCCCAACAG TCTGTCACACAGGGAGCTGGATGAGATGTCTCCAACTGCAATCAATAATACTAATAA GGACTCTGAGGAGAACAAGAAGAACAACACAAGCATCCAAGAACCTGATGA GGTCCATACGTGTGTAGTCACGCAGGACAACAAGCAGATCAGAACAACTCCACCAGAGACAACTCCTGAGAAATGTCCGACAAGTGACAAGCCGGAGAAGTCACATTTAATAGCAAGAAGACTTGATTTTGATCAGTGTCAACAACGTAACACAGAATAA
- the LOC114550656 gene encoding OX-2 membrane glycoprotein-like, translating to MALRAVLQLLCALGVFHKGLTSVIETQQTVMAAVGEEAQLNCQLMQSKDVQQVTWQKLLPEGEKNLATYSKYFGQKVNAGFEEKVEFKCAGLQNSSIVIRKVTEQDEGCYLCLFNTYPEGALTATTCLLLYELHEPILHVGESISPEEAVVSCSATGRPAPTVRLTVPHHNSSSVTNTNGTVTVTTTAVLPRLHGNSTQVGCAVRVLSGPQIEVFTMNPEIRQPSADGFDEESETNNSDRSRTWIILPVVLVAFVCVVAAVIITARRKQKNPNSLSHRDSEENKKNNTSIQEPDE from the exons ATGGCGCTCCGTGCAGTCCTACAGCTCCTTTGTGCGTTGGGAGTCTTTCACAAAG GTCTAACCTCTGTGATAGAAACCCAGCAGACTGTGATGGCAGCAGTGGGAGAAGAGGCTCAGTTAAACTGTCAGCTGATGCAATCTAAAGATGTTCAGCAAGTCACATGGCAGAAACTATTACCTGAGGGGGAGAAGAATCTAGCTACTTACAGCAAATACTTTGGTCAAAAGGTGAATGCTGGTTTTGAAGAGAAAGTGGAGTTTAAATGTGCTGGACTACAGAACAGCTCCATAGTCATCAGGAAGGTGACGGAGCAGGATGAAGGATGCTATCTCTGTTTGTTTAACACCTACCCTGAAGGAGCTCTCACTGCTACAACCTGCCTCCTTCTCTATG AGCTGCATGAACCTATTCTCCATGTTGGAGAATCCATCTCTCCTGAAGAGGCAGTAGTGTCCTGCTCGGCCACAGGTCGACCTGCTCCCACAGTTAGACTGACTGTCCCTCACCACAACTCTTCCAGTGTCACCAACACCAACGGTACAGTCACTGTCACCACTACAGCTGTGCTGCCTcgtctccatggcaacagcaCACAGGTTGGATGTGCAGTGCGAGTGCTCTCTGGTCCTCAGATAGAGGTGTTTACCATGAATCCTGAGATCAGACAGCCGTCTGCTGATG gttttgatGAGGAATCTGAAACTAATAATAGTGATCGCA GTAGGACTTGGATCATATTGCCTGTGGTATTGGTAgcctttgtttgtgttgttgctgctgtcatCATCACTGCCAGGCGTAAACAAAAAAATCCCAACAG TCTGTCACACAGGGACTCTGAGGAGAACAAGAAGAACAACACAAGCATCCAAGAACCTGATGAGTAA
- the LOC114551166 gene encoding OX-2 membrane glycoprotein isoform X2, with translation MALRAVLQFVCALGVFHKGLTSVIETQQTVMAAVGEEAQLNCQLMQSKDVLQVTWQKLLPEGEKNLATYNKYFGQKVNAGFEEKVEFKCAGLQNSSIVIRKVTEQDEGCYRCLFNTYPEGALTATTCLLLYELHEPILHVGESISPEEAVVSCSATGRPAPTVTLTVPHHNSSRVTNTNGTVTVTTTAVLPRLHGNSTQVGCAVRVLSGPQIEVFTMIPEIRQPSADENIGAVCHTGTLRRTRHHRKQLKMIMSPKHL, from the exons ATGGCTCTCCGTGCAGTCCTACAATTCGTTTGTGCGTTGGGAGTCTTTCACAAAG GTCTAACCTCTGTGATAGAAACCCAGCAGACTGTGATGGCAGCAGTGGGAGAAGAGGCTCAGTTAAACTGTCAGCTGATGCAATCTAAAGATGTTCTGCAGGTCACATGGCAGAAACTATTACCTGAGGGGGAGAAGAATCTAGCTACTTACAACAAATACTTTGGTCAAAAGGTGAATGCTGGTTTTGAAGAGAAAGTGGAGTTTAAATGTGCTGGACTACAGAACAGCTCCATAGTCATCAGGAAGGTGACGGAGCAGGATGAAGGATGCTATCGCTGTTTGTTTAACACCTACCCTGAAGGAGCTCTCACTGCTACAACCTGCCTCCTACTCTATG AGCTGCATGAACCTATTCTCCATGTTGGAGAATCCATCTCTCCTGAAGAGGCAGTAGTGTCCTGCTCGGCCACAGGTCGACCTGCTCCCACAGTTACACTGACTGTCCCTCACCACAACTCTTCCAGGGTCACCAACACCAACGGTACAGTCACTGTCACCACTACAGCTGTGCTGCCTcgtctccatggcaacagcaCACAGGTTGGATGTGCAGTGCGAGTGCTCTCTGGTCCTCAGATAGAGGTGTTTACCATGATTCCTGAGATCAGACAGCCGTCTGCTGATG AAAACATTGGAGCCG TCTGTCACACAGGGACTCTGAGGAGAACAAGACACCACAGAAAACAACTAAAGATGATCATGA GTCCAAAACACCTTTAA
- the LOC114550843 gene encoding EF-hand domain-containing protein 1 has product MSGNWNSGLPFLPGYAFYDVTKSAFHRPQTLDYKNGYALPRRPTVGIGQDPLFSEQLILQEISKLSSETPAITYGSFDQNVIEDFIPAHVALDKKVLRYYAYFQENILFCPEEEWRARPVVIYYYLEDDSMCIIEPVVENSGMPQGKRIKRQRLPKNARGEHYQWKDLNIGMDLEVYGVKYHITQCDAFTKEFMESEGIVLNDPEPMPCVSRGKNPRPSYTTPSEFDNKQQFLTMDRKVLRFFALWDDADSLFGETRPVTIQYYLVDDTVEIREIHKPNSGRDPFPILMRRQKLPKKIKPELETFPRCVLEVTTAEVDEYFSPKDFQAGQRITLLGRHFLLCDCDDFTKEYYRKNHPDVKMDPSEVPKNTDLLQEKKKEVPPYNGFGSLEDSLQNCYSLVPEPPKKNVLKMLENDHKVLRYSARLDSQNPGDEGRRFILSYFLSNDMIGIYEKPGRNSGIIGGQFLEKTRIPKPGSTLDNPEFYSPADFAIGATVEVFSRCFVLTDADHYVLTYLESNASQIPCQTLDSLRQKLGAGTTDNQPADQNGDDVGEPSS; this is encoded by the exons ATGTCTGGGAACTGGAATAGCGGACTTCCATTTTTACCAGGATACGCTTTTTATGATGTTACG AAGTCAGCCTTCCATCGTCCCCAGACACTGGACTACAAGAATGGCTATGCTCTGCCCCGTCGCCCCACTGTGGGCATTGGACAGGATCCTCTTTTCTCAGAGCAGTTAATCCTGCAGGAGATCAGTAAGCTGTCTTCTGAGACACCAGCCATTACTTATGGCTCCTTTGACCAGAATGTAATTGAAGACTTCATCCCAGCTCATGTGGCCCTTGACAAGAAG GTGCTGCGTTACTATGCATATTTTCAGGAAAATATCCTGTTTTGCCCTGAGGAGGAGTGGCGCGCACGCCCAGTGGTCATTTACTACTACCTTGAGGATGACAGCATGTGCATCATTGAGCCCGTGGTAGAGAATTCTGGGATGCCGCAGGGGAAACGGATCAAACGCCAGCGTCTGCCCAAGAATGCACGTGGAGAGCATTACCAGTGGAAAGACCTGAATATTGGCATGGACCTGGAGGTGTACGGGGTCAAGTACCACATCACACAGTGCGATGCTTTTACAAAG GAATTCATGGAGAGCGAGGGCATTGTTCTGAACGACCCAGAGCCAATGCCTTGCGTCAGTCGTGGCAAAAACCCTCGGCCTTCCTACACAACACCGTCCGAATTTGACAACAAGCAGCAGTTTCTCACCATGGATCGTAAG GTGCTGCGTTTCTTTGCCCTGTGGGACGACGCTGACTCTCTGTTCGGGGAGACCCGGCCTGTTACCATCCAGTATTACCTGGTGGACGACACGGTGGAGATCAGAGAGATCCACAAACCCAACAGTGGCCGCGACCCCTTCCCCATCCTGATGCGCAGACAGAAGCTGCCCAAGAAAATCAAGCCAGAGTTGG AGACCTTTCCCAGATGTGTGCTGGAGGTTACAACAGCAGAAGTAGACGAGTACTTCTCCCCCAAAGACTTCCAGGCGGGTCAGAGGATTACCCTGCTGGGCCGTCACTTCCTGCTGTGCGACTGTGATGACTTCACTAAAGAGTATTACCGAAAGAACCACCCTGACGTGAAGATGGATCCCTCAGAGGTACCAAAAAACACTGACCTGCttcaggagaagaagaag GAGGTTCCTCCCTATAATGGTTTTGGTTCACTTGAAGACTCTCTCCAGAATTGTTACTCTTTAGTTCCTGAGCCCCCCAAAAAGAATGTGCTAAAGATGCTGGAAAATGACCACAAAGTGTTGCGCTACAGTGCCAGGCTG GACTCCCAGAATCCCGGAGATGAGGGCCGACGTTTCATACTGTCCTACTTCCTGTCCAACGACATGATCGGTATTTATGAAAAGCCCGGTCGCAACTCTGGTATCATTGGTGGCCAGTTCCTGGAAAAGACGCGCATCCCCAAGCCGGGCTCTACACTGGACAATCCTGAGTTCTACTCACCTGCAGACTTTGCTATTGGAGCCACTGTGGAGG TTTTCAGCCGCTGCTTTGTGTTGACCGATGCTGACCACTATGTGCTGACGTACCTGGAGTCCAACGCTAGCCAGATCCCGTGTCAGACACTGGATTCTTTGCGACAGAAGCTGGGTGCGGGGACGACAGATAATCAACCAGCTGACCAAAATG GTGATGATGTAGGAGAGCCATCTTCATGA
- the LOC114551166 gene encoding OX-2 membrane glycoprotein isoform X3, which produces MALRAVLQFVCALGVFHKGLTSVIETQQTVMAAVGEEAQLNCQLMQSKDVLQVTWQKLLPEGEKNLATYNKYFGQKVNAGFEEKVEFKCAGLQNSSIVIRKVTEQDEGCYRCLFNTYPEGALTATTCLLLYELHEPILHVGESISPEEAVVSCSATGRPAPTVTLTVPHHNSSRVTNTNGTVTVTTTAVLPRLHGNSTQVGCAVRVLSGPQIEVFTMIPEIRQPSADGFYEKSISDNRDHNKLTFRWPQVSISI; this is translated from the exons ATGGCTCTCCGTGCAGTCCTACAATTCGTTTGTGCGTTGGGAGTCTTTCACAAAG GTCTAACCTCTGTGATAGAAACCCAGCAGACTGTGATGGCAGCAGTGGGAGAAGAGGCTCAGTTAAACTGTCAGCTGATGCAATCTAAAGATGTTCTGCAGGTCACATGGCAGAAACTATTACCTGAGGGGGAGAAGAATCTAGCTACTTACAACAAATACTTTGGTCAAAAGGTGAATGCTGGTTTTGAAGAGAAAGTGGAGTTTAAATGTGCTGGACTACAGAACAGCTCCATAGTCATCAGGAAGGTGACGGAGCAGGATGAAGGATGCTATCGCTGTTTGTTTAACACCTACCCTGAAGGAGCTCTCACTGCTACAACCTGCCTCCTACTCTATG AGCTGCATGAACCTATTCTCCATGTTGGAGAATCCATCTCTCCTGAAGAGGCAGTAGTGTCCTGCTCGGCCACAGGTCGACCTGCTCCCACAGTTACACTGACTGTCCCTCACCACAACTCTTCCAGGGTCACCAACACCAACGGTACAGTCACTGTCACCACTACAGCTGTGCTGCCTcgtctccatggcaacagcaCACAGGTTGGATGTGCAGTGCGAGTGCTCTCTGGTCCTCAGATAGAGGTGTTTACCATGATTCCTGAGATCAGACAGCCGTCTGCTGATG gtttttatgAGAAATCTATCTCTGATAACCGTGATCACAATAAGTTAACCTTTAGGTGGCCTCAAGTCAGCATTAGCATTTGA
- the LOC114550655 gene encoding OX-2 membrane glycoprotein-like — protein MALRAVLQLLCALGVFHKVGFGLFEVNKYSVLRTPPLNLSSPAGLSSQIETQQTVMAAVGEEAQLNCQLMQSKDVLQVTWQKLLPEGEKNLATYNKYFGQKVNAGFEEKVEFKCAGLQNSSIVIRKVTEQDEGCYRCLFNIYPEGALTATTCLLLYELHEPILHVGESISPEEAVVSCSATGRPAPTVTLTVPHHNSSSVTNTNGTVTVTTTAVLLRLHGNSTQVGCAVRVLSGPQIEVFTMIPEIRQPSADGFDEESETNNSDRSRTWIILPVILVACVCVAAVIITARLRQKKSQQVLLLVTICLTL, from the exons ATGGCTCTCCGTGCAGTCCTACAGCTCCTTTGTGCGTTGGGAGTCTTTCACAAAG TTGGTTTTGGATTATTTGAAGTGAATAAATATAGTGTGTTACGCACTCCACCTCTAAACCTGTCATCTCCTGCAGGTCTAAGCTCTCAGATAGAAACCCAGCAGACTGTGATGGCAGCAGTGGGAGAAGAGGCTCAGTTAAACTGTCAGCTGATGCAATCTAAAGATGTTCTGCAGGTCACATGGCAGAAACTATTACCTGAGGGGGAGAAGAATCTAGCTACTTACAACAAATACTTTGGTCAAAAGGTGAATGCTGGTTTTGAAGAGAAAGTGGAGTTTAAATGTGCTGGACTACAGAACAGCTCCATAGTCATCAGGAAGGTGACGGAGCAGGATGAAGGATGCTATCGCTGTTTGTTTAACATCTACCCTGAAGGAGCTCTCACTGCTACAACCTGCCTCCTTCTCTATG AGCTGCATGAACCTATTCTCCATGTTGGAGAATCCATCTCTCCTGAAGAGGCAGTAGTGTCCTGCTCGGCCACAGGTCGACCTGCTCCCACAGTTACACTGACTGTCCCTCACCACAACTCTTCCAGTGTCACCAACACCAACGGTACAGTCACTGTCACCACTACAGCTGTGCTGCTTcgtctccatggcaacagcaCACAGGTTGGATGTGCAGTGCGAGTGCTCTCTGGTCCTCAGATAGAGGTGTTTACCATGATTCCTGAGATCAGACAGCCGTCTGCTGATG gttTTGATGAGGAATCTGAAACTAATAATAGTGATCGCA GTAGGACTTGGATCATATTGCCTGTGATATTGGtagcctgtgtttgtgttgctgctgtcatCATCACTGCCAGGcttagacaaaaaaaatcccaaCAGGTACTTCTTTTAGTCACTATCTGTCTCACTCTATGA